The following are from one region of the Thermoproteus uzoniensis 768-20 genome:
- a CDS encoding DEAD/DEAH box helicase — translation MDFLSRVLGDPGREVVYVKTDTPEPLEFCCDVGAALRAEVADALRKAGVERLYPFQYDAIQSIRSGKDTVIIAGTGLGKTEAFLAPILEESLDTFKTPVAVIMYPTKALARDQLGRIRALADRLGVRAMVYDGDTPPRERRILYQTPPHILVTNPDMVSQALMYVPKFRQLLSRARYVVLDDFHVYSGVLGSHMFYLLRRMERFVKPQFVATSATLGNPAEFAELLLNRKVNVVQGPRGRRGELVQVLVRPRFRSKWAEAAGLAKICIDEDLKCLVFTDSHRYSEMIYRALRLEGYGGSAAVHRAGLGAEERSNVEEAFKKGEINVVIATPTLELGVDIGDVDAAVLASVPPTFNRYLQRVGRVGRRGQTGYVVQILGNDPISSYYRNYPDEFFARSPEPLGLERENEDVASLHMLAMALDRPIREDELAPYQLPLLRELASAGYLERRGRFYFITKAGREKLADLSLRGSPHVVKIKTADGKLLGHRELPLALYELHPEAIYAHGGATYIVKSLDLARRAAVVEPADAEDLTTQALEDMEPYMEEVLEEGKVEGVPYQYGKLRIRITVYGYALKRFTTDETLGEYPIEPVSYEFRTKGAVFYMPLLRYSPNDAVDWEERAKGYHATEHVLISAAEIAVGASKTDLGGISYPDGVVVIYDSHIGGNGTSRLLLRNFRRAAEIALRIVRGCDCVDGCPKCVYSPYCGNNNKMLSRRNAVRVLERVLSGEGPPTAGEIPKSSRGIV, via the coding sequence GTGGACTTTTTGTCTAGAGTCTTGGGCGATCCCGGGAGGGAGGTAGTCTACGTGAAGACAGATACGCCGGAGCCTCTCGAATTCTGTTGCGACGTGGGCGCCGCCTTGAGGGCCGAGGTGGCGGACGCGCTCAGGAAGGCGGGAGTGGAGAGGCTGTACCCGTTCCAGTACGACGCTATCCAGAGCATAAGGTCGGGGAAGGACACTGTCATAATCGCCGGGACGGGCCTCGGCAAGACCGAGGCGTTTCTGGCGCCCATATTGGAGGAGAGCCTGGACACCTTCAAGACCCCTGTGGCCGTGATCATGTACCCCACAAAGGCGCTGGCGAGAGACCAGCTGGGGAGGATAAGGGCGTTGGCTGATAGGCTGGGCGTCAGGGCCATGGTCTACGACGGCGACACGCCGCCGAGGGAGAGGAGAATTCTGTACCAGACGCCGCCCCACATTCTGGTGACAAACCCCGACATGGTGAGCCAAGCCCTCATGTACGTCCCGAAGTTCCGGCAGCTCCTATCGAGGGCCAGATACGTGGTCCTCGACGACTTCCACGTGTACAGCGGGGTGTTGGGCTCCCACATGTTCTACCTGCTTAGGAGGATGGAGCGCTTCGTGAAGCCGCAGTTCGTGGCCACATCAGCCACCTTGGGCAATCCCGCCGAGTTCGCCGAGCTGTTGCTCAACAGGAAGGTGAACGTCGTGCAGGGGCCTAGGGGAAGGCGCGGCGAGCTGGTGCAAGTCCTCGTAAGGCCGCGTTTTAGGTCTAAGTGGGCCGAGGCGGCCGGCTTGGCCAAGATCTGCATAGACGAGGATCTCAAGTGCCTCGTCTTCACCGACAGCCATAGGTACAGCGAGATGATATATAGGGCGTTGAGGCTGGAGGGCTACGGCGGGAGCGCCGCGGTCCATAGAGCTGGGCTCGGGGCCGAGGAGAGGAGCAATGTCGAGGAGGCGTTCAAGAAAGGCGAGATAAATGTCGTCATAGCCACCCCTACGTTGGAGCTAGGCGTAGATATCGGCGACGTTGACGCGGCCGTGCTGGCCTCCGTCCCGCCGACGTTCAACAGATATCTGCAGAGGGTGGGCAGAGTTGGGAGGAGGGGACAGACGGGGTACGTGGTGCAGATACTCGGAAACGACCCCATATCGAGCTACTACAGGAACTACCCAGACGAGTTCTTCGCCAGATCGCCGGAGCCTCTAGGGCTCGAGCGGGAGAACGAGGACGTGGCGTCCCTCCACATGCTGGCGATGGCCCTCGACAGGCCCATAAGGGAGGACGAGCTCGCCCCCTACCAGCTTCCGTTGTTGAGGGAGCTCGCGTCGGCCGGCTATTTGGAGAGGAGAGGCCGGTTCTACTTCATAACCAAGGCAGGCCGCGAGAAGCTGGCCGACCTATCGCTTCGCGGAAGCCCGCACGTGGTGAAGATCAAGACTGCTGACGGCAAGCTCCTAGGCCATAGGGAGCTCCCGCTCGCCCTATACGAGCTACACCCAGAGGCGATATATGCCCACGGCGGCGCTACATATATCGTGAAGTCGCTGGATCTAGCTAGAAGGGCCGCCGTCGTGGAGCCGGCAGACGCCGAGGATCTGACGACCCAAGCCTTGGAGGATATGGAGCCGTACATGGAGGAGGTGCTGGAGGAGGGCAAAGTGGAGGGGGTCCCCTACCAGTACGGCAAGTTGAGGATAAGGATAACCGTCTACGGCTACGCCCTCAAGAGGTTCACGACCGACGAGACCCTCGGGGAATACCCCATAGAGCCGGTCTCATACGAGTTCAGGACAAAGGGAGCCGTCTTCTACATGCCTCTGTTGAGATACAGCCCCAACGACGCGGTCGATTGGGAGGAGAGGGCTAAGGGCTACCACGCCACGGAGCACGTCCTCATATCGGCCGCCGAGATAGCGGTAGGCGCCTCCAAGACGGATCTAGGCGGCATAAGCTACCCGGACGGCGTCGTGGTGATATACGACTCCCATATAGGGGGAAACGGGACATCGCGGCTACTTCTCCGGAACTTCAGAAGGGCGGCCGAAATAGCGTTGAGGATAGTTAGAGGGTGCGACTGCGTGGACGGATGCCCTAAATGTGTGTATAGTCCGTATTGTGGAAACAACAACAAGATGTTGTCCAGGAGAAACGCAGTGAGGGTGTTGGAGCGTGTCCTCAGCGGCGAGGGTCCGCCGACGGCTGGCGAGATCCCCAAGTCGTCGAGGGGGATCGTGTAG
- a CDS encoding valine--tRNA ligase has protein sequence MPRLKEARWRLEWEEDLIRAWEREGLFAIRINPDGDYLVIDTPPPYPSGRPHIGGTAHYAQIDMVARFFRMRGYNVIFPFYLDRNGLPVEVQVERKYGINAHEVPREKFLEMCKAELDSLEKEFVSIFRRWGMSFTYWDKGTDSEEYRAMTQKTFIELWRRGLIYEAERPTLWCPRCRTALAEAEVEYKEEDTFLNYIKFRVRETGEDIIIATTRPELLPATVAVIFNPSDGRYKRLEGLHAVVPPMGQEVPILPHPAANPNFGTGLVMISTFGDTRDLAIVNELKLPIKVIVDERGRIKEGPYAGLSIREARAKIVEDLSREGLIVKREPLHHTVPVCWRCGTPLEIITTRELFVHQLKFKERLLELADRMEFRPPEFKNMLKDWIKSLELDWPVSRRRYYATEVPLWYCKKGDQLIPIVPEGGRYYRPWRDQPPPEVKAQCPDGELVGDVRVLDTWFDSSISWMYAAGYTKGLGIFERVYPDKILRPQGYEIIRTWLYYSLLRAYLLHDKVPFKYVRISGMGLDEKGEAMHKSKGNIIDPLPPVQKYGGDAARFWAAAAARLGSDYRYLESLIKEGRDFATKIWNIARFVSSFEEPSSYKLMPIDRAMLARTYEVAAAAIKAYSEFDVYEPALTLYDFLWHEFADHYIETVKSRAYNREGVFSSEEQNGAVFTLYAVLKYGLKLLAPIMPFVTDKIWRELYGRSIHRERIEDPPPEWRGDASLFVLVKKINSAVWRYKNRKGMSLADPLNADLYVPESALQAAEDLRLTHKANSVRAGRGREQIDEEGLVWIG, from the coding sequence GTGCCGAGGCTAAAGGAGGCTAGATGGCGGCTTGAGTGGGAGGAGGATCTCATAAGGGCTTGGGAGAGAGAGGGGCTCTTCGCAATAAGGATAAACCCAGACGGTGACTATCTGGTAATAGACACGCCGCCTCCTTACCCCTCGGGCAGGCCGCACATAGGCGGCACGGCGCACTACGCCCAGATAGACATGGTGGCGAGGTTCTTCAGGATGCGGGGGTACAATGTGATCTTTCCGTTCTACCTAGACCGCAACGGCCTGCCGGTGGAGGTCCAGGTGGAGAGGAAGTACGGGATAAACGCCCACGAGGTCCCTAGGGAGAAGTTCCTGGAGATGTGCAAGGCGGAGCTGGACAGCTTGGAGAAGGAGTTCGTGTCGATATTCCGTAGGTGGGGCATGTCGTTCACTTATTGGGACAAGGGGACCGACAGCGAGGAGTACCGCGCGATGACCCAGAAGACCTTCATAGAGCTGTGGAGGCGCGGCTTAATTTACGAGGCCGAGAGGCCCACCCTCTGGTGTCCCCGGTGCCGTACGGCGTTGGCGGAGGCCGAGGTCGAGTACAAGGAGGAAGACACGTTCCTTAACTATATAAAGTTCAGAGTAAGGGAGACCGGCGAGGATATAATAATAGCGACCACGCGGCCGGAGCTCCTCCCCGCGACCGTGGCCGTCATCTTCAACCCGAGCGACGGCAGATATAAACGCCTGGAGGGCTTGCACGCCGTCGTGCCCCCCATGGGCCAGGAGGTCCCGATACTGCCGCACCCAGCGGCGAACCCCAACTTCGGGACCGGCTTGGTCATGATCTCAACGTTCGGCGACACCCGAGACCTCGCCATAGTCAACGAGTTGAAGTTGCCCATAAAGGTCATAGTGGACGAGAGGGGCCGCATAAAGGAGGGGCCGTACGCGGGCCTCTCCATAAGGGAGGCGAGGGCCAAGATAGTCGAGGACCTTTCGAGGGAGGGCTTGATAGTGAAGAGGGAGCCGCTACACCACACCGTGCCCGTCTGCTGGCGTTGCGGGACTCCGCTGGAGATAATAACTACTAGGGAGCTGTTCGTGCACCAGCTCAAGTTCAAGGAGCGTCTGCTCGAGCTAGCGGATCGTATGGAGTTCAGGCCGCCCGAGTTCAAGAACATGCTCAAGGACTGGATAAAGTCGCTGGAGCTCGACTGGCCTGTCTCGCGGCGCCGCTACTACGCCACGGAGGTCCCCCTCTGGTATTGCAAGAAGGGCGACCAGCTGATACCGATAGTCCCCGAGGGAGGGCGGTACTACAGGCCGTGGCGCGATCAGCCTCCGCCCGAGGTCAAGGCTCAGTGTCCAGACGGCGAGCTGGTGGGCGACGTCAGGGTGCTCGATACATGGTTCGACTCGTCGATTAGCTGGATGTACGCGGCCGGCTACACCAAGGGCCTGGGCATCTTCGAGAGGGTGTACCCCGACAAGATATTGAGGCCGCAAGGCTACGAGATAATCCGCACGTGGCTCTACTACTCGTTGCTCAGAGCCTATCTGTTGCACGACAAGGTTCCGTTTAAGTACGTCAGGATCAGCGGGATGGGCCTAGACGAGAAGGGAGAGGCCATGCATAAGTCCAAGGGCAATATCATAGACCCGTTGCCGCCCGTCCAGAAATACGGCGGAGACGCGGCGCGGTTCTGGGCAGCGGCGGCGGCCAGGCTGGGGAGCGACTACCGCTATCTGGAGTCTCTGATAAAGGAGGGGAGAGACTTCGCCACGAAGATCTGGAACATAGCCCGTTTCGTCTCGTCCTTCGAGGAGCCTTCGAGCTACAAGCTGATGCCTATAGATAGGGCCATGCTGGCGAGGACCTACGAGGTGGCCGCGGCGGCGATAAAGGCCTATTCCGAGTTCGACGTCTACGAGCCCGCCCTCACGCTCTACGACTTCTTGTGGCACGAGTTCGCCGATCACTACATAGAGACGGTCAAGTCGAGGGCCTACAACAGGGAGGGCGTCTTCTCGTCTGAGGAGCAGAACGGCGCTGTGTTCACACTATACGCCGTGTTGAAGTACGGCCTAAAGCTCCTGGCCCCCATAATGCCCTTCGTGACCGACAAGATATGGCGGGAGCTATACGGCAGATCTATCCATAGGGAGCGGATAGAGGATCCTCCGCCCGAGTGGAGAGGCGACGCGTCGCTTTTTGTGCTTGTCAAGAAGATAAACAGCGCCGTATGGCGCTATAAGAATAGAAAAGGCATGAGCCTCGCCGATCCTCTAAACGCCGACCTCTATGTCCCCGAGTCCGCCCTACAAGCGGCGGAGGACCTACGCTTGACGCATAAGGCCAATTCGGTGAGGGCCGGCAGAGGGAGGGAGCAGATAGACGAGGAGGGCCTCGTCTGGATAGGGTAG
- a CDS encoding ACT domain-containing protein, whose product MLNRELYLIVNNLGGKIGEFLVELNFDQPGILAALSNVFADSNANILNIAMDSGRTKIHFIVDVTTVDEQDLEELPKRLGMFAFVKKVHHRLASRRIFVPRWISHVINNEPALAVERDFVAKLADLDKLALDMARRDAEIVKSALQDGDIEELHEAAYVVQLRGLATVQEDNSTKNLVNVKYCRTVYPLFRRYIDTFISSISNRGYRLLDEGGCIRLQIA is encoded by the coding sequence ATGCTGAATCGCGAGTTGTACCTTATCGTCAATAATCTGGGAGGTAAAATAGGCGAGTTCCTCGTGGAGCTGAACTTCGACCAGCCGGGCATATTGGCAGCTCTCTCCAACGTGTTTGCTGACAGCAACGCGAACATACTGAATATAGCCATGGACTCGGGCCGTACAAAGATCCACTTCATCGTCGACGTGACCACCGTCGACGAGCAAGACCTGGAGGAGCTCCCCAAGAGGCTGGGTATGTTCGCCTTTGTGAAGAAGGTCCACCACAGACTGGCCTCGCGGAGGATCTTTGTGCCGAGATGGATCTCCCACGTCATAAACAACGAGCCGGCGCTAGCCGTTGAGAGGGACTTCGTGGCCAAGCTGGCCGACTTGGACAAGCTGGCGCTCGACATGGCGAGGAGAGACGCCGAGATAGTCAAATCGGCTCTCCAGGACGGCGATATAGAGGAGCTACACGAGGCGGCCTATGTGGTCCAGCTGAGGGGCCTGGCGACAGTCCAGGAGGACAACAGCACCAAGAACCTAGTGAACGTAAAATACTGCAGGACGGTGTACCCGCTCTTTAGAAGGTATATTGACACCTTCATATCGTCCATATCTAACAGGGGCTATAGGCTACTGGACGAGGGCGGGTGTATCAGGCTTCAGATAGCTTGA
- a CDS encoding TIGR00269 family protein: protein MTAVCTSCGKRQAQFLRRSSGERLCLNCLFRSIEEKVWRTIRDERMIEPGDKVAVAISGGKDSLVLLDILGKLKARGRLKDVELEAFTINEGHPYSCFYRMSRADFVKELAGRYGVAYSVFNFKEVFGYSALELAERLWKSGVDIHMCAVDGILRRKAMNLIGKRRGWTKIATAHNLDDEAQTVLLNVLMGNLKRFAWLDLDDAEEKDLVRRIKPLKYVREEEVAVYAHYHGIPLMELECPYVYTNPRYGLKFMLAELEERMPNVKYNLVSFGRRLGEVLRGQEIPYSRCKYCGAPSSRDVCRACELFEKAGLLDGYLRAISSYLKPDTPALVQ, encoded by the coding sequence ATGACCGCCGTCTGTACCTCGTGCGGCAAGAGGCAGGCCCAGTTCCTCCGCCGGAGTAGCGGCGAGAGGCTCTGCCTCAACTGCTTGTTTAGGTCTATAGAGGAGAAGGTGTGGCGCACCATCCGCGACGAGAGGATGATAGAGCCCGGGGACAAAGTCGCCGTCGCCATATCCGGGGGGAAGGACAGCTTGGTGCTCCTCGACATTCTCGGCAAGCTTAAGGCGAGGGGACGCCTCAAGGACGTCGAGCTAGAGGCGTTCACGATCAACGAGGGCCATCCATACAGCTGTTTCTACAGGATGTCCAGGGCGGACTTCGTCAAGGAGCTGGCCGGGCGCTACGGAGTGGCCTACTCCGTGTTCAACTTCAAGGAGGTGTTCGGGTACTCGGCGTTGGAGTTGGCCGAGCGCCTTTGGAAGAGCGGAGTCGATATACACATGTGCGCCGTCGACGGCATCTTGAGGCGTAAGGCCATGAACCTGATCGGCAAGAGGCGCGGCTGGACTAAGATCGCCACGGCGCACAACCTAGACGACGAGGCCCAGACAGTCCTATTGAACGTGTTGATGGGAAACCTCAAGCGCTTCGCCTGGCTAGACCTAGACGATGCTGAGGAGAAGGACCTCGTGAGGAGGATAAAGCCGTTGAAGTATGTAAGAGAGGAGGAAGTAGCCGTATACGCCCACTACCACGGCATACCGCTGATGGAGCTCGAATGCCCTTACGTGTATACGAACCCGCGATACGGCCTCAAGTTCATGCTGGCCGAGCTCGAGGAGAGGATGCCAAACGTGAAGTACAACCTGGTCAGTTTCGGGCGGCGGCTAGGAGAGGTCTTGCGCGGCCAGGAGATCCCGTACAGCCGGTGCAAGTACTGCGGAGCCCCCTCGTCTAGGGATGTGTGTAGGGCCTGCGAGCTTTTCGAAAAGGCCGGCCTCCTCGACGGATATCTGAGGGCTATCTCAAGCTATCTGAAGCCTGATACACCCGCCCTCGTCCAGTAG
- a CDS encoding FAD-dependent thymidylate synthase, whose amino-acid sequence MKLVQPSARLLGAWGSEALVSALADILYRGLPVEEALRGSPEAVARRISGFYRQGHWSVFEFMGAQFLVECSRACHTQFIRHRMASYWAESQRYVDYSKREIRFVVPLGFPEDVLRRAYEDYVKLRESFKPEYARMALPNAAAVRFAVQMNARELLLNFVPLRCAAAAQAEIRHVCWQMFAAAWRLWPNLAKLVWDDLPNLHRDFCAKVPKGEDCRLYAIEDAERIHGPLPEKPWLEQAVLRSS is encoded by the coding sequence ATGAAGCTGGTCCAGCCCTCCGCCCGCCTGTTGGGCGCTTGGGGCTCCGAGGCGCTCGTCTCCGCCTTGGCGGATATCCTGTATAGGGGGCTCCCGGTCGAGGAGGCCTTGAGGGGGAGCCCGGAGGCCGTCGCCAGGAGGATCTCCGGCTTCTACAGACAGGGCCACTGGTCGGTCTTCGAGTTCATGGGGGCCCAGTTCCTCGTGGAGTGCTCGCGGGCTTGCCACACCCAGTTCATAAGGCACAGGATGGCCTCCTACTGGGCTGAGTCCCAGCGGTACGTGGACTACTCCAAGAGGGAGATCAGGTTCGTGGTCCCCCTAGGATTTCCCGAGGACGTCTTGAGGAGAGCCTACGAGGACTACGTCAAGCTGAGGGAGTCCTTCAAGCCGGAGTACGCCAGGATGGCCCTCCCCAACGCCGCGGCGGTCAGATTCGCCGTCCAGATGAACGCCAGAGAGCTCCTCCTCAACTTCGTCCCGTTGAGGTGCGCCGCGGCGGCGCAAGCCGAGATAAGGCACGTCTGCTGGCAGATGTTCGCGGCGGCGTGGAGGCTCTGGCCCAACCTCGCCAAGCTGGTGTGGGACGACCTGCCCAACCTCCACAGGGACTTCTGCGCGAAGGTCCCCAAGGGCGAGGACTGCCGCCTGTACGCCATAGAGGACGCCGAGAGGATCCACGGCCCTCTGCCGGAGAAGCCGTGGTTGGAACAAGCCGTATTAAGGTCCTCATAA
- a CDS encoding 50S ribosomal protein L15e, whose translation MAKSAYAYMAMWYSSEGREVEEKVMRTRLIQWRREPAIVRVERPTRLNRARSLGYKAKQGVVVVRVRVRRGPFNRRRPDSGRRPKRMGVYGITLWKSWQQVAEERAARRYPNLEVLGSYWVADDGMYRYFEVIMIDPNAPTVKNDPDYAGIVGKKSKRRWKARRLRQRQKRLIEKLRETLLPKLKGGEAK comes from the coding sequence ATGGCCAAATCGGCGTATGCCTACATGGCTATGTGGTACTCGAGTGAGGGGCGGGAGGTCGAGGAGAAGGTAATGAGGACGAGGCTCATACAATGGCGCAGGGAGCCGGCCATAGTGAGGGTGGAGAGGCCGACTCGCCTTAACAGAGCTAGATCGTTGGGCTATAAGGCTAAGCAAGGCGTCGTGGTCGTCAGGGTGAGGGTCAGGCGCGGGCCGTTCAACAGGAGGAGGCCGGACTCCGGCAGGAGGCCCAAGAGGATGGGCGTCTACGGCATAACTCTGTGGAAGAGCTGGCAACAGGTGGCCGAAGAGAGGGCCGCGCGGCGCTACCCCAATCTGGAGGTGTTGGGTAGCTACTGGGTCGCCGACGACGGCATGTACCGGTACTTCGAGGTGATAATGATAGACCCCAATGCGCCCACCGTCAAGAACGATCCCGACTACGCCGGGATAGTCGGCAAGAAGTCCAAGCGCAGGTGGAAGGCCAGGAGGCTGAGGCAGAGGCAGAAGAGGTTGATAGAGAAGCTCCGCGAGACTCTCCTGCCCAAGCTCAAGGGCGGAGAGGCGAAGTGA
- a CDS encoding RNA-binding domain-containing protein produces the protein MRCVAEISVLVHATEDLDKVVESLRQFFGDLPYVIQKLEGHYGNPIYLITALQPDCARLLERLCPAVSKAQQEGEWFVRLDKQKLVRGEVALSNSDDVVRIRIKGGRCGG, from the coding sequence GTGAGATGCGTAGCGGAGATCAGTGTATTGGTCCACGCCACTGAGGACCTCGACAAGGTCGTAGAGTCGCTGAGGCAGTTCTTCGGGGATCTCCCCTACGTCATACAGAAGCTGGAGGGGCATTACGGAAACCCGATCTACCTCATAACAGCGCTCCAGCCCGACTGCGCTCGGTTGTTGGAGAGGCTGTGTCCAGCCGTCTCTAAGGCGCAACAAGAGGGCGAGTGGTTCGTGCGTCTGGATAAACAAAAGCTGGTGCGGGGCGAGGTCGCTCTCTCGAACTCCGACGACGTGGTCAGAATACGCATCAAGGGTGGGAGGTGTGGCGGTTAG
- a CDS encoding ATP-grasp domain-containing protein, which yields MDIGIIRPYEVEFHPGDVADLENAIVERGHRPVRIYIDMLEVRLQGGVEIWQGVGRGEPAKVEVPGAILRHLGIFRDFEQFSYRVFAARAVEMAGAVVLNPVMSWVVASDKLASAAVLSKAGIPVPPTLVSENMFAAYRAVSAFGDVVVKPLRGSMGYGVFRLDNPDVAMHVFSMLTNLNKPFYVQKFVEKNGGDYRVVVVGGRAIGAEFRRAAGWKTNVAQGARPEPARLTKELEELAVRAVEALNLEYGGVDIAETKEGYYVFEVNPTMSWQGFKAATGINPAPFIVERLLEKIKR from the coding sequence GTGGATATCGGCATCATCAGACCCTACGAGGTGGAATTCCACCCCGGCGATGTGGCGGATCTCGAGAACGCCATAGTCGAGAGGGGACACCGGCCTGTCAGGATATATATCGATATGTTGGAGGTCAGGCTACAGGGCGGCGTGGAGATATGGCAGGGCGTAGGCAGGGGGGAGCCAGCCAAGGTAGAGGTGCCGGGAGCTATCTTGAGACACTTGGGGATTTTCCGCGACTTCGAGCAATTCTCGTATAGGGTGTTCGCCGCCAGGGCTGTGGAGATGGCGGGCGCCGTTGTGTTGAACCCCGTCATGAGCTGGGTCGTCGCCAGCGATAAACTGGCCAGCGCGGCGGTGCTCTCCAAGGCCGGCATCCCCGTCCCGCCGACTTTGGTCAGCGAGAACATGTTCGCCGCATATAGGGCCGTCTCGGCCTTCGGCGACGTCGTCGTCAAGCCGCTCAGAGGCAGTATGGGATATGGCGTATTCAGGCTCGACAACCCAGACGTGGCCATGCACGTCTTCTCCATGTTGACCAACTTAAACAAGCCGTTTTACGTCCAGAAGTTCGTGGAGAAGAACGGCGGCGACTATAGGGTGGTGGTAGTGGGCGGAAGGGCCATAGGCGCCGAGTTCAGAAGGGCGGCTGGCTGGAAGACTAACGTGGCGCAGGGAGCCAGACCTGAGCCGGCCAGACTCACCAAGGAGCTGGAGGAGCTCGCAGTGAGGGCCGTCGAGGCGCTCAACTTAGAGTACGGCGGGGTCGACATAGCGGAGACCAAGGAGGGCTACTACGTGTTCGAGGTGAACCCGACGATGTCTTGGCAAGGCTTTAAGGCGGCGACCGGCATAAACCCGGCCCCGTTTATAGTCGAGAGGTTGCTGGAGAAGATAAAGAGGTAG
- the sufB gene encoding Fe-S cluster assembly protein SufB: MEQGIAEVGKVVAEAEHVSELLGVAKPVPYAVELKGRITRDMVEEISRLKGEPDWMRRLRLRMLELFEKLPTPRWVRGIGEVDLEALAHYAKPQTETAKSWDELPKEIREYYEKLGLPEMEAKALLGLATQFDSEIVYFNFKKKLQEKGVIMLPMEEAVKKYPDLVKQYFMRVFPAEHKFAALHGALWSGGTFIYVPPGVRIEQPLETFFLIGGSQESQMEHSIVVADRGAYVHWIEACSAPRLLKYSFHNGMVEGYAHEGADLKITTVQNWSRDIVNFNNKRAVAEAKAHVQWVEGSIGSKTTYTFPSTILKGEGASTEIYGITAANGGLWKENGAKVWHLAPDTKSRVVNKSISARGGTSVYRGMVYVAKGAKYARSHVQCDALVLDGGSANITIPHDQVFEDTAVVTHEATASRISEEKLMYLRSRGFTEDEAKASIVLGFVSDIVKDLPFEYAVVLQRVLELEFSKLGRVG, translated from the coding sequence ATGGAACAGGGAATTGCCGAGGTCGGCAAAGTGGTGGCCGAGGCAGAGCACGTCTCGGAGCTGTTGGGGGTGGCCAAGCCGGTCCCCTACGCGGTTGAGCTCAAGGGGAGAATAACTAGGGATATGGTGGAGGAGATAAGCCGCCTAAAGGGAGAGCCAGACTGGATGCGGCGACTAAGGCTGAGGATGTTAGAGCTGTTCGAGAAGCTCCCGACGCCGAGGTGGGTGAGAGGCATTGGGGAGGTGGACCTCGAGGCGCTGGCCCACTACGCCAAGCCGCAGACCGAGACGGCGAAGAGCTGGGACGAGCTCCCCAAGGAGATCAGGGAGTACTACGAGAAGCTCGGCCTGCCCGAGATGGAAGCCAAGGCCCTTCTCGGCCTCGCCACCCAGTTCGACAGCGAGATAGTCTACTTCAACTTCAAGAAAAAGCTCCAGGAGAAGGGCGTCATTATGCTCCCCATGGAGGAGGCGGTCAAGAAGTACCCCGATCTGGTGAAGCAGTACTTCATGAGGGTCTTCCCGGCTGAGCACAAGTTCGCCGCCCTACACGGGGCGCTCTGGTCCGGCGGCACGTTCATATACGTGCCCCCCGGCGTGAGGATAGAGCAACCGCTGGAGACGTTTTTCCTAATCGGCGGCTCTCAGGAGAGCCAAATGGAGCACAGCATAGTGGTCGCCGATAGGGGGGCGTACGTCCACTGGATAGAGGCTTGCTCGGCGCCGCGGCTCCTCAAGTACAGCTTCCACAACGGGATGGTGGAGGGCTACGCCCACGAAGGCGCCGACCTCAAGATCACGACCGTCCAGAACTGGTCCCGCGACATAGTCAACTTCAACAACAAGAGGGCGGTGGCTGAGGCCAAGGCCCACGTCCAGTGGGTCGAGGGCAGTATAGGTAGCAAGACGACGTACACGTTCCCGTCGACCATACTTAAGGGCGAGGGGGCCTCCACGGAGATCTACGGAATAACCGCCGCCAACGGCGGCCTCTGGAAGGAGAACGGGGCCAAGGTGTGGCATCTGGCCCCGGACACCAAGAGCAGGGTCGTCAACAAGAGCATATCGGCGAGGGGCGGCACGTCGGTGTACAGGGGCATGGTCTACGTGGCTAAGGGGGCTAAATACGCCAGAAGCCACGTCCAGTGCGATGCCTTGGTCCTCGACGGCGGCTCGGCCAACATCACGATCCCGCACGACCAGGTGTTCGAGGACACCGCGGTCGTCACGCACGAGGCCACGGCCAGCAGAATATCCGAGGAGAAGCTCATGTACCTCAGATCCAGAGGCTTCACGGAGGACGAGGCGAAGGCCTCCATAGTCCTAGGCTTCGTGTCGGATATAGTCAAGGACTTGCCGTTCGAATACGCAGTGGTTCTACAACGCGTCTTGGAGCTGGAGTTCTCGAAGCTCGGCAGAGTCGGCTAG